A stretch of DNA from Paramormyrops kingsleyae isolate MSU_618 chromosome 15, PKINGS_0.4, whole genome shotgun sequence:
ccgtttccctcacCCGGACCTGGGtcacctggagccaggcctgggggaggggcctgttggcgagcgcctggtggccgggccttggcttGTGGGGCCGGCCGGGCATAGCCCGAAAGAGgtacgcgggactgtccccaggtagacccaccacccgcaaggcgaatgtcaggggttcggtgcattgtggatcgggtagcggccaagggaggccttgttttatcctgttcattttgtgtttaaatgctaaaaaaaaaaaaaaaaacagatttagatgtaattttggggggttttccattatttcttatgggaaaaatttgatcagaactcaaactttttaggattcgatccggagtccggaacggattaagttcgagaaccgaggttaAATTGCATAGATTCTTTTGGGAAGCCACATCCAGGGTCGTCTTTGCTTTTTTGTGACAATTATTTCCCCACCTGCTGTCTGTTCTGCTCAGAACTCAGCAGTTTCCCATACGTCTGCCTCACTCAAAACATCAGTGACAGCTCTGTGGACGGCTCCAGTGACAGGAAACCTAGGAAACATTACATTCAGGTATTTATGTAGGTGACTAGAAGCTCGTCTGCAAGTCAGCTTCCATGCAGGATTCATGTGAGCTGCTTGGTGTACAATACTGCTTTGAGCGTCATCTGAAAATGTCTGTAATTCAACATACTCAACATTCAAGTTTGCATGTTTGCCATATAACACACAAGTAATCATATTCTGTTTGTCATTAATGCATAAGGTCTGTTATGATGTTCAGGTaaacttacatgctgcttatgaatgttccataaatgcataataaaggcattatgaaggtgcactgagtgttctatgaatgcatgatgattgcattattaaggtgcagttaatgtaaagcattacctaACAATTTCTAATGATATTTCATGGGATATTGAGGAAATATTTGCTTGTCTTTCTGCTTTTGCCACAGTGCTACCTTTGTTCAAACTGCAAAGGTCTACTGGACTCAAGTCAAAAGTTCTGTGGTTGTTTATAATGCTAAACCTCTTCAAAATACAAGCACAACAGCTCCATCTCTTGTAAGTACACTAGCATTCTATAGGTGAACTGACTCTATAGGGGACCTGTTTGAGAAATGTTATTCATAGGTCATTTTTCCAGTTAGCGCTAGCATGGTCAATTGATTACTTGTTACTCTTTCATATTGCAAATTGTACAAcatttaacaactgtataagcATCAGCTTTATAGAAAGCAAGCAAACCAATTACATCAGTATTGTTAAATATCATAGTCATGTTAATCATTCAGTTCCATATACTAGCATCAATTGTCTTTCATGTGTATAATAAAGCACTAGCTAACTAGTGATTAAGCCTGGCATTGGTCAAAATTTTTTTAACCCTTTTGCACAAGGAGCAGGTCAGCTTTGTAATCCTGGCAGACTTCTTTTTGCTAGAAAATAGCTTTTGTACAGAAGAACTCTGGCAGATATTAACCTATTTTTAATTATACATTTGGCAGTCACACCTGCAGATTGATGATGTCACCAGGGGCCAATAATATTCATATTATGGGCCCCTGCTTAGAAAATAAAGTGATgtatatttgatttttattttttgatgcACGGTGGCAACAGGGATAGCCATGTATTTGGTAGGTGTGCCCATAAGAAATACACTTCCTATGCTGATAAACAGCTCAAAACATTTTCATTGCACTTTACTTTGTATATTATGACCCTTCCTAggaaacattcattcattcatttgttcataccacttgtcctatgcagagtTGCAGGAGGAGATATTTTAATTGGCTAATATTGCTTCTTTTTTATAGATAACCATATCTAGCAATGGCTGTGGAGCCAGCAAGGTCTGCCTGAGTCAGCCAGATAACTGTAACCCCGCCACCAGTTCCAGCTGCTACTTCATGTCTGTAGTGATGTCATCCAACAGTTCAGACCTTCATATGGAAATATCTGGCCCATCGGACGGTTATGTCTCCATTGGATTTTCTTACGATCTGTTTATGGTAATGCTCTTTCTCAAATCAAATATgtgatgttttattttgctAAAACATATTTGGTTTTTGCCAAGTACTCGCCTGCTCAAGATAAAATCTGCACAGGGTGGATTTATTTCCAGTTGCAATTCTAGATGCAGGTATCTGTGTTTGCATTTATGTTTATTGTCCAAATTGTATTTACCAGTAAGAAGGCAGCTGTACTCCTGCTTACAAACACAATGGAGATGGACCCAAATATTCATTCATTAGTCCATATGACAAACTTTGTACATTCATTTTCTacaaccacttgtcctattcagtgtcgtgggggagggagcaaaacatATGGGGTCATGCCACTATATAGCTGTATATGAATGCTATGACAATAAagccaacctgacacatactgTACTGCATGCATGTATAATACTTTGATGCTGACCTGACATACATCTTCAGAGAAATTGTATCACTTCATATaactttttgtctttttttccagGGAAATGATGatatttatatttgcatttacaATCAAGGACAAGTTCAAGTGCAACGTGCCCATTCCACAGGAATGAAAACCCCAGATATCATAGCCCAGGTACTGTAGTCATATTATTCCTACTTATTCTGCTTTTTGACAGTCTGAAGTAGAACTAACAGCTAGATAATCAGAACTGTGTTTGACTTCTTAAGTGGTTCCACTGAATATGTATTAATAGTGGGTTTGCCAATAATATAAATGGTaaatattagggctgtcaaaattaatgggttaacgcggataaatccatcatcatgattaatctgattaaaattttaatgcaattaacccatctgcagcgcagaatgactcaaaatccctgaaatgtctctgtcaacccattttgggctgttttggtgcgttccatttgccctcggaactcgtatttcgagtcggattccgagttttgaagccggaagtgacgacatgtgCACTCCCGTTTCttggagatccgagaaatatctcggagcagcacagaagaccccgagttcagaatccaagatggctgtaCCCTTTATCAACATTATAGgctattcccttttttcttgagtctgtttgctcatgcaaaatgaaatgcgattaatatagataaaaaaaatgaaagatatttagtcgtgattaatctaaattaatcaaCAGCAACCCTGtaattaatctgataaaaaaattgttctcgtttgacagcactataATCCTTGTGCCAATAATACCCATTAATTAATGCACTGTGCATGTTTTCAATGaaaccattcattcattttaaaatgttatttaatacTAATTTAATAGCACCACCTGCTATGTATAAAAtacttttgtaaaaaaaaaaaatgtgatttttagtacaaatgaaaattaattgttttttataTCTCTGCACAGAACATTTCTGACATAAGCGTGTCTTATGCCAATGGAGTCATCAGCTGCACCTTTACTTCCCACGACCCCATCTCCTTTTATAGAAGCTCCACACCGACCACCTCCTCCTATCTCTTCTACGCCTATGGACCCGTTAGCGGTAGACATCAACTTCAGCAGCATATTTACTTCAGTGattgtttttgttgtgattTCTTACGTGCAGTTTCCTCTCATTTCTCATTTTGGTCCATTGATCTCAGGAGGCTTAATCCAGCAACATATAAATACGTTCACAAGTAAAAACACAGTTCAGCTTACACCTTCTGTTACGGGGACAGTGGATGATCCTCGTCCTGCCAAAGCACacggtaatttttttttcttaattggcattttttaattcattattgGTAATCAGTAATAgcaagtatgcattcacctttaaaagcgatacgtgcagCAATCGATTATTGTAATGGTGAAAATGCGTGTATGTactttatgtgcatttgcgctgatatgacaagaaattatcatgcATTGCTGCtgcgggtggctgccctttgtgggcAATTTACtgtacaaagagcaagttgagggaggtgcaaaagacaatttccccatgggtgacaataaagtatcaattattattaggGGCGCACCGAATTTTCTTGGCCGATCCCGATTACCGATGCTGGCTCATAGATGGCTACGAACATGCTTTGCTAACAGCTTTCGCTTTGCTAACTTCTTCAAACTGAGCGTGCTCACTGGGGTGATGTGTTCTTAAATGTCTAATTAAATTTGTTGTGCTAAATGTCTTTGTATTGGTTCACCCACAGTGTACCTGGTCCTTTTACTTGCTGCAGATAGCAAATTTAGCGTCCACTTGGCTCACGCTAAAGAATTTCCGAATTACAAACATTTTTGCGTGTCTGAAAGTGCGCGTGACTGCGCATATGATTTATTGCACATGCGCAATATCGTTTCGTAATCAGAAATGCGTGAGACTGATCGGCCGGTCGATCTGTGCATcgttaattattattattaaaatacctgataatttcttgtcatatcagcacaaatgcacataagtACGCATTTCCGCcgttacaacaatcgattgccgcacatatcacttttaaaggtgaacGCGTATGtacgtaccagttatgtccacccctgcatatatatatatctaatgTCACCCTGAGCCCCCTCCGTACATTTTCTACATTTTGTCCAGCTGGACACCCCTGACAGTAGATTCTGGGGCCCCAATTCAGTGCTGGGTCCCCTGAGTCTCCCAAGGTATCCACGTTCCTGCAACAACCCTGTAAATATTCAATAATGATTGGAATTTTTCCCTTATAGGTTCATTAATGCTGATAGCTTGGATGACAACTGGGAGTCTGGGCATGATCATTGCAAGATACCTTAAAAGAGCCACCAAAGGGAGAGGCTGCTGGAACAAAGACCTTTGGTTTTTGGTAAGTTACTTTCTGTGTTTTAACAGACCCTGCCTCCAGCTCTCTGGGTGTACAGGTGTTACTAGGCTGGGGAATAAGGGGCTGAAGCCCTAAATTAATTGTTTAGCTCAGATGTCATAACAAGCATGCTCTCAGTTTGTGGGATGTCTTAAGATCTTAGCAACGCACCTGAATATTGCAAGGGTTTCTTCAGGGTCGCCCCACAATCCAGTGACATACAGTTCAGGCAAACTGGTGTCTTTAACTTGCGCCCTGCAACGGACTGGTCAATGTGCATCTCCTCCAGGGAGGCCCACAGGATGGACCATCAGGCTCACATTGACCTTGGACTGGATAAGGGAGATGGGTGGATTTGAttatgcagaggtggaaagttcaggtccagaaagtacaaatccagaccaaggttttgtataaaccaaccaattgagtacaCGGTGagtgtgactctttatactcaactggttggtttgaacaaaaccttggtttggatttgtactttctggacctgaactttccacctctatGGTTATGTAatatattcatccatctattcatccatccccccatttgtttgtttaacaTGCTCTGGATAGGTTTATGGTGGTAACAAACCACAAAAGCTGGATTTTTACCATAGAAATATAGC
This window harbors:
- the LOC111840075 gene encoding putative ferric-chelate reductase 1 translates to MHVYMLLTVVWTLRAVEGFSSGKVQNSCNTMEPQHKTTGQTSQAPFSISMNHTTFQKGDVIAVTLQAGPNQFMGFLLQARGVGQTQPLGTFTVTGSNAQLLNCSGLNNSAVSHTSASLKTSVTALWTAPVTGNLGNITFSATFVQTAKVYWTQVKSSVVVYNAKPLQNTSTTAPSLITISSNGCGASKVCLSQPDNCNPATSSSCYFMSVVMSSNSSDLHMEISGPSDGYVSIGFSYDLFMGNDDIYICIYNQGQVQVQRAHSTGMKTPDIIAQNISDISVSYANGVISCTFTSHDPISFYRSSTPTTSSYLFYAYGPVSGGLIQQHINTFTSKNTVQLTPSVTGTVDDPRPAKAHGSLMLIAWMTTGSLGMIIARYLKRATKGRGCWNKDLWFLAHVGLLSLSYIATIIAFILIFANAGDWFDNPHSVLGCLVMILTFFQPIVAIFRCQPSHKWRYIFNWIHALNGLTIKGLAVGAIFTGLQVVDTSSNQWLPKVMGGFVGWEALFFLLFDFYAQWSKNTGPEVYEDISSLVPLEVILLILFFLGNITFLITLLCGIGLS